One window from the genome of Pelosinus sp. IPA-1 encodes:
- a CDS encoding SDR family NAD(P)-dependent oxidoreductase produces MLLEKKVAIVTGATRGIGKSIALTLAKQGASLVINGNNADLLNQLALEIEKLGKRCLVEVGDISDPVIATKIVKTAIDHFGNIDVLVNNAGINMRTPTLEMKLDDWQKVINVNLNGTLYCCMAVLPFMIQQKYGKIVNVSSSTAKTPHRNASPSYGASKAGVNYLTQHLALEMAKYNIYVNGVCPGPIETDMSTQWTDEYRQQVLSRIPLGKLGQSQNVADAVLFLASSMSDFITGETININGGTYMN; encoded by the coding sequence ATGCTTTTGGAAAAGAAAGTAGCAATTGTAACCGGTGCAACCAGAGGCATTGGAAAATCAATTGCTTTAACCTTAGCGAAACAAGGAGCTTCGTTGGTGATCAATGGCAATAATGCAGACTTATTAAACCAATTGGCTCTAGAGATTGAGAAACTTGGAAAAAGATGTTTAGTGGAGGTAGGAGATATTTCAGATCCTGTTATTGCCACTAAGATTGTAAAAACAGCCATTGATCATTTTGGTAATATTGATGTTCTTGTAAATAATGCGGGGATTAATATGCGTACTCCAACATTAGAGATGAAATTAGATGATTGGCAAAAAGTGATCAATGTTAATTTAAACGGGACACTGTATTGTTGCATGGCTGTTTTACCATTTATGATACAACAGAAATACGGTAAAATTGTAAATGTATCTTCTTCTACTGCCAAAACTCCTCATAGAAATGCATCTCCTTCTTATGGCGCATCAAAAGCAGGTGTGAATTACCTTACACAGCATCTAGCTTTAGAAATGGCTAAGTATAATATTTATGTGAATGGAGTTTGTCCTGGTCCGATCGAAACTGATATGAGTACGCAGTGGACTGATGAATATCGCCAACAAGTACTGTCGAGAATACCCTTAGGTAAGCTAGGACAATCTCAGAACGTGGCTGATGCAGTTTTATTTTTGGCTTCAAGTATGTCTGATTTTATAACCGGCGAGACAATTAATATTAATGGTGGAACATATATGAATTAA
- a CDS encoding TIGR01777 family oxidoreductase, which translates to MNLLIVGGTGFVGSAVAEQLLQRGDCIQIVSRNTRKKQEASLVQMPAAGALFSEKVIASLDGIINLAGESIAGSRWDATIRQRILNSRVAATSCIVDSIRRNQERGLPFPKVLVNASAIGYYGTHPQQRFTERSGSGYGFLADVCRAWELEAVKGESLGIRVVRLRLGHVLEGDGGMLPRVAMPFSFGMGGYLGDGQQWMSWIHRKDLVDIIIQALDNEAWQGVYNACTPYAVTMKDFMEVLGTTLGSKSRICIPAFLARILFGEMAEEVLLKGQKVYPKRLLQQGYRFRYSQLSEALADIYR; encoded by the coding sequence GTGAATCTACTAATCGTAGGAGGGACGGGCTTTGTTGGCAGTGCAGTGGCTGAGCAACTTCTTCAGCGAGGCGATTGTATACAGATCGTTTCTCGTAACACTAGGAAAAAGCAAGAGGCGAGCTTGGTTCAAATGCCTGCAGCAGGTGCATTGTTCTCAGAAAAGGTGATTGCTAGTTTAGATGGCATTATTAATTTAGCTGGTGAAAGTATTGCTGGCAGTCGCTGGGATGCTACCATACGCCAAAGAATTCTAAATAGCCGGGTTGCAGCCACTTCCTGTATTGTAGACAGTATTCGCCGGAATCAGGAACGAGGCTTACCCTTCCCTAAAGTATTGGTGAATGCTTCTGCTATCGGTTATTATGGTACTCATCCGCAGCAGAGATTCACAGAGCGTAGTGGAAGTGGCTATGGTTTTTTAGCGGATGTATGCCGAGCTTGGGAATTAGAAGCTGTAAAGGGGGAAAGTCTAGGAATACGTGTTGTTCGTCTGCGACTAGGGCATGTCCTAGAAGGGGATGGTGGTATGCTGCCTAGAGTGGCTATGCCTTTTTCTTTTGGTATGGGTGGTTATCTTGGTGATGGTCAGCAATGGATGTCCTGGATTCATCGTAAAGACCTTGTCGATATAATTATCCAGGCACTAGACAATGAGGCTTGGCAGGGAGTCTATAATGCCTGCACGCCCTATGCTGTGACAATGAAAGACTTTATGGAAGTGTTAGGGACAACTCTAGGGAGTAAAAGTCGCATTTGTATCCCTGCATTTCTAGCAAGAATACTGTTTGGTGAAATGGCAGAAGAAGTTTTATTAAAAGGGCAAAAGGTATACCCTAAACGTTTATTACAACAAGGTTATCGTTTTCGATATAGTCAACTTTCAGAAGCCTTAGCAGATATTTACCGATAA
- a CDS encoding DMT family transporter: MVLKKSNSKSILSTKVLANLAMLITVTLWGMSFVSIKLAVSEVPPVTLALLRFLIASTILFLILKKVEPTAKLQRSDLKKMMLTGFLGITLYFFFENTGVRLTTASSASLITSIIPIIAITMDIIVFKTKVPLIQIIGILVAMCGAYLSITANGQINFSSETFIGNLYVVGAMLSWTAYTLLNKSFKGKYSGLFLTTYQTLFGTLFLLPLSFFEHNQWHIFSLHAFGNILYLAICCSALGYFLYIYALSHLDVTITTLYLNLMSIVGVIGGCIILSETVFPAQLLGGIMIIISIVMINFAPSLKNMFASPRTDAK; the protein is encoded by the coding sequence ATGGTTTTAAAGAAAAGCAACTCAAAATCTATACTCTCAACCAAAGTCTTAGCCAATTTGGCTATGCTAATCACTGTAACCTTATGGGGCATGTCCTTTGTTAGCATAAAGTTAGCAGTCAGTGAAGTACCACCTGTTACATTGGCCCTTTTACGGTTTCTAATCGCAAGTACAATCCTCTTTCTTATCTTGAAAAAGGTTGAACCTACTGCCAAATTGCAACGAAGTGATTTGAAGAAAATGATGCTAACGGGCTTCTTAGGAATCACATTGTATTTCTTCTTTGAAAATACGGGAGTTAGGTTAACTACGGCTTCTAGTGCCTCCCTTATCACGTCTATCATTCCGATTATCGCAATTACAATGGATATTATCGTGTTTAAAACCAAAGTCCCCCTGATTCAAATCATTGGGATTTTAGTAGCGATGTGTGGCGCTTACTTATCTATCACAGCCAATGGACAAATTAATTTCTCATCGGAAACTTTTATTGGCAACCTTTACGTCGTTGGTGCCATGCTTTCCTGGACAGCCTATACCTTACTTAATAAATCCTTTAAGGGCAAATATTCTGGTCTTTTTTTAACAACCTATCAAACCTTATTTGGGACACTTTTTTTACTCCCTCTTTCCTTCTTTGAACATAACCAATGGCATATTTTTTCACTACATGCTTTCGGAAATATACTATACCTGGCAATTTGTTGTTCTGCTCTCGGATACTTTTTATACATCTATGCATTAAGTCATTTGGACGTTACCATAACTACCTTATATTTAAATCTTATGTCTATTGTTGGGGTTATCGGTGGCTGTATTATTCTTTCAGAAACAGTGTTTCCTGCTCAACTTTTAGGCGGTATTATGATTATTATCAGTATAGTTATGATTAATTTTGCACCTTCTCTTAAAAACATGTTTGCGTCCCCTCGAACAGACGCGAAATAG
- a CDS encoding AbrB family transcriptional regulator gives MKDNILIFLLAAMGGFLFFTIHSPLPWTLGPLVITLLWKSFRKKSVHWPRSIRNTGLIFLGYAMGSPFTIQVGQQILGQLPGMLMATFATMTISLLVGWFTSRRTGVGMINGLIGSVPGGLSQMAVICEEIDGADVAVVTLMQITRVLTVVFIVPMLAIYGLSNNSTPIPLFAAGAPLNYVAFLPFAVVCVLSPQLAKLLKVPTPYLMGPTLGTISLIIGGYDAPHLPQYLTALAQIAIGIRMGADITFDGLKNWKSIVLYTFGGVLLVITMSLGVDYALTKFYSISFLTAFISTAPGGITEMGLTAMTVHADVSLVVAYQLFRLLSMLILGIPVIRWWLMRKTVRNVVETNI, from the coding sequence ATGAAAGATAACATTCTTATTTTCCTTCTAGCCGCTATGGGAGGCTTTCTCTTTTTTACAATACATTCTCCTCTTCCCTGGACCTTAGGACCGCTAGTCATCACTCTGCTATGGAAGTCATTTAGAAAAAAATCAGTCCATTGGCCAAGGTCTATCCGAAATACGGGGCTTATTTTCCTCGGCTACGCCATGGGCAGTCCCTTTACCATTCAGGTAGGCCAGCAAATCCTCGGACAGCTTCCTGGAATGCTTATGGCTACCTTTGCCACTATGACCATAAGTCTTTTAGTCGGATGGTTTACCAGCCGTCGTACTGGAGTCGGAATGATTAATGGACTGATTGGCAGCGTACCTGGAGGACTTTCCCAAATGGCAGTGATCTGCGAAGAAATTGATGGCGCCGATGTAGCAGTCGTTACTCTTATGCAAATTACTAGAGTACTAACAGTTGTTTTCATTGTACCAATGCTGGCAATATACGGCCTTTCAAATAATTCTACCCCCATTCCCCTCTTCGCTGCCGGTGCCCCCCTTAATTACGTAGCATTTTTACCCTTTGCAGTCGTATGCGTCCTTTCCCCTCAGTTGGCCAAATTGCTAAAAGTCCCCACCCCCTACCTAATGGGCCCTACCCTTGGAACTATTTCACTGATTATTGGAGGATACGATGCACCTCATCTTCCTCAATATCTCACCGCATTAGCCCAAATCGCCATTGGGATACGGATGGGAGCTGACATTACTTTTGATGGCTTAAAAAATTGGAAATCTATTGTTTTATATACCTTTGGAGGCGTTCTCCTTGTAATTACTATGTCCTTAGGTGTTGACTATGCATTAACCAAATTCTATTCCATTTCTTTTCTAACGGCTTTTATCAGTACGGCTCCAGGAGGAATCACAGAAATGGGACTTACAGCAATGACAGTTCACGCTGATGTCTCCCTCGTTGTTGCCTACCAGCTTTTCAGGCTTTTATCTATGCTTATCCTTGGAATACCTGTGATAAGATGGTGGCTAATGAGAAAAACAGTTAGAAATGTAGTGGAAACGAATATCTAA
- a CDS encoding CC/Se motif family (seleno)protein produces MLTVSNEARDYILSKKGTIHVIDNGRAGACCGNFDLGPSVYLGKPPNDTEYCIKEINKIAVYVPNNFYLRIPLMIHVGSFLGIKSLYIEGWKLM; encoded by the coding sequence GTGCTAACTGTGAGTAATGAAGCCAGAGATTATATTCTAAGCAAGAAAGGAACTATACACGTAATTGATAATGGGAGAGCAGGGGCATGCTGTGGCAATTTTGATTTAGGACCCTCTGTGTATCTAGGTAAACCGCCAAATGATACAGAGTATTGTATAAAAGAGATTAACAAAATTGCTGTATATGTACCTAATAATTTTTATCTTAGAATACCCCTAATGATTCACGTAGGAAGTTTCTTGGGAATAAAAAGCTTATATATAGAAGGATGGAAGCTAATGTAA
- a CDS encoding (2Fe-2S)-binding protein, which produces MMSDNVSQEILDKLTKVCLCKAISKASIKKIIASGANTLEKVQQECGAGSGPCGGKRCTPKIIELLENQEKRYTPF; this is translated from the coding sequence ATGATGAGCGACAATGTAAGTCAAGAAATTTTGGATAAATTGACGAAAGTATGCCTGTGCAAAGCTATCAGTAAAGCTTCCATAAAAAAAATCATTGCCAGCGGTGCTAACACTCTTGAAAAAGTACAGCAGGAATGTGGTGCGGGATCAGGTCCTTGTGGTGGCAAGCGGTGTACACCAAAAATAATCGAACTATTAGAGAACCAAGAAAAACGCTACACGCCCTTTTAA
- a CDS encoding YhcH/YjgK/YiaL family protein, with the protein MIVGHLLNMKNEMSLYPVALQQGLKFLLETDLSLLALGRHEVQDNKIYAMVAEYETQPKEQRRPEAHEKYLDIQYICSGQEMIGSGPLAAVSEIDEDCLKARDVIFYKGIAAETEIVLSQGMFAVYFPWDAHRPNCSVGEKPCKVRKVVVKIRIDVL; encoded by the coding sequence ATGATTGTTGGACATTTATTAAACATGAAAAATGAAATGAGTTTGTATCCAGTAGCATTACAACAAGGATTAAAGTTTCTATTAGAAACAGATCTTTCACTATTAGCATTGGGGCGGCATGAGGTTCAAGATAACAAAATTTACGCCATGGTTGCAGAATATGAGACTCAGCCGAAAGAACAACGTAGACCTGAAGCTCATGAAAAATATTTAGACATACAATATATTTGTTCAGGACAAGAGATGATAGGCTCTGGTCCATTAGCGGCAGTTTCTGAAATCGATGAAGATTGTCTTAAAGCACGGGATGTTATATTTTACAAAGGTATTGCAGCAGAGACAGAAATAGTTCTATCGCAAGGAATGTTCGCAGTGTATTTTCCGTGGGATGCTCATAGACCGAATTGCAGTGTGGGGGAAAAACCATGTAAGGTCCGAAAAGTAGTGGTGAAAATAAGAATAGATGTTTTATGA
- a CDS encoding TetR family transcriptional regulator — translation MKKENVTEKSTMDKILDAAIPLFAMKGYAAVSVKELAEAAGVNIALISYYFGGKENLYAAVLQTQFVVIAETIDVIRKKDHLNPAEKIRLFGQLVAQSHVKCPYTSHLVYGEFINPTASFDTIVKKELSQLNNFLSDCIREAIKVGQFRADLDPEYAALSLSGIVNFYFFTQNLSKEILPPRENQAEYYINQAVETYLHGVLVPSNL, via the coding sequence ATGAAAAAAGAAAACGTAACAGAAAAGTCCACAATGGACAAAATCTTGGATGCGGCCATCCCATTGTTTGCTATGAAAGGTTACGCGGCCGTATCCGTCAAAGAGCTAGCGGAAGCTGCTGGTGTAAACATTGCTTTAATTTCTTATTATTTTGGTGGCAAGGAAAATCTATATGCCGCCGTCTTGCAAACTCAATTTGTAGTTATTGCAGAAACGATTGATGTGATTCGTAAGAAAGATCACTTGAATCCTGCGGAAAAAATACGCCTCTTTGGACAATTAGTAGCCCAGTCTCATGTTAAATGTCCCTATACAAGTCATCTGGTCTATGGGGAATTTATTAATCCGACAGCATCCTTTGATACCATTGTGAAAAAGGAGCTCTCCCAATTAAATAATTTTCTTAGTGACTGTATTCGAGAGGCAATTAAGGTAGGGCAATTTCGCGCGGATTTAGATCCAGAATATGCAGCGTTATCTCTATCGGGTATTGTGAATTTCTACTTTTTTACACAGAATCTATCTAAAGAAATTTTGCCGCCTAGGGAAAATCAGGCAGAATATTATATTAATCAGGCTGTTGAGACCTATTTGCATGGAGTATTGGTTCCAAGTAATCTTTAA
- a CDS encoding DNA topoisomerase III yields MSKVVVLAEKPSVGRDLARVLHCNRKENGYFEGDRHIVTWALGHLVTLADPEIYDEKYKTWKLEDLPMLPPQLKLVIIKQTGKQFHTVKAQLARKDVSEIVIATDAGREGELVARWIIEKANVNKPIKRLWISSVTDKAIKEGFSKLRPGKEYENLYASAVARAEVDWLVGINATRALTCKYNAQLSCGRVQTPTLAIIAAREEEIKTFKPREFYGITANGANNLKLMWQDKKTKNTRTFDKESCEKLLATVKNKNAEVIEVDKAYKKKFSPSLYDLTELQRDGNRLFGYSPKETTSIMQRLYENYKVLTYPRTDSRYISTDIVDTLKDRVKACAVGPYSKMAAAILRKPIKGNSSFVDNSKVSDHHAIIPTEQMPMLSSMNDMERKIYDLVVKRFLAALYPPFEYEQITLKAQIGSEFFVATGKTILAQGWKEVYEHAIEEEDGKEDMVEQLLPSIQKGDVLPISSVVLTKGETKPPAPFNEGTLLSAMENPVRYMSNESEALKKTIGETGGLGTVATRADVIEKLFNSFLIEKNGKNIFITAKGKQLLSLVPEELKSPALTAQWEQKLGYISKGSLNKNLFINDMKKYAQAVVTDIKNSQDKFRHDNLTRTKCPECGKFMLEVNGKKGKMLVCQDRECGHRKNLSILTNARCSTCHKKLELRGEGEGQIFVCSCGYREKLSAFNERKKKESTKSSKGEVAKFLREQKQADDGPFNSAMAEALSKLQLK; encoded by the coding sequence ATGAGTAAAGTAGTAGTGTTAGCAGAAAAACCTTCCGTTGGTAGAGATTTAGCGAGGGTTTTACATTGTAATCGCAAAGAAAACGGTTATTTTGAAGGGGATAGGCACATTGTTACTTGGGCATTAGGTCATTTAGTAACCTTGGCAGATCCTGAAATATATGATGAGAAATATAAAACTTGGAAATTAGAAGATTTACCTATGCTGCCTCCCCAGTTAAAGCTTGTTATCATTAAGCAAACCGGGAAGCAATTTCATACAGTAAAAGCACAATTGGCGCGAAAAGATGTAAGTGAGATTGTGATCGCTACGGATGCGGGGCGAGAAGGGGAGCTTGTTGCTAGATGGATCATTGAGAAGGCGAATGTAAATAAGCCAATCAAACGCTTATGGATTTCTTCCGTTACCGATAAAGCAATTAAGGAAGGGTTTAGTAAACTAAGACCAGGTAAAGAATATGAAAACCTTTATGCCTCCGCCGTTGCTAGGGCCGAAGTGGATTGGCTTGTTGGTATAAATGCCACTCGGGCTCTAACTTGTAAATACAATGCCCAACTTTCTTGTGGTAGGGTACAGACACCAACCTTGGCGATCATTGCAGCCAGAGAAGAAGAAATTAAGACCTTTAAACCAAGAGAGTTTTATGGAATAACAGCCAATGGGGCTAACAATTTAAAGCTAATGTGGCAAGATAAAAAAACAAAAAATACGCGAACCTTCGATAAAGAGAGTTGTGAAAAACTTCTCGCCACAGTCAAAAACAAAAATGCGGAAGTCATCGAAGTTGATAAAGCTTATAAAAAGAAATTTTCGCCCTCCTTATATGACTTAACAGAGCTGCAAAGAGATGGTAACCGCTTATTCGGTTATTCACCAAAAGAAACCACCTCAATCATGCAAAGGCTCTATGAGAACTATAAAGTATTAACTTATCCTAGAACCGATTCAAGGTACATTTCTACCGATATCGTCGATACGTTAAAAGATAGAGTAAAGGCTTGTGCTGTTGGCCCTTATTCCAAAATGGCTGCTGCTATTTTACGAAAACCGATTAAAGGCAATTCATCTTTCGTTGATAATAGTAAAGTGTCAGATCACCACGCCATCATTCCTACCGAACAGATGCCAATGCTGAGTTCCATGAATGATATGGAAAGAAAAATATATGATTTAGTAGTAAAACGTTTTTTAGCAGCCTTATATCCACCCTTTGAATATGAGCAAATTACCTTAAAAGCGCAAATTGGGAGTGAATTCTTTGTTGCTACAGGCAAAACGATCCTGGCGCAAGGTTGGAAAGAAGTGTATGAGCATGCTATAGAAGAGGAAGATGGGAAAGAAGACATGGTAGAACAACTATTACCCAGCATTCAAAAGGGTGATGTATTACCTATTTCTAGTGTCGTTCTGACTAAGGGGGAAACGAAACCGCCAGCACCATTTAATGAAGGAACCTTATTATCGGCGATGGAGAACCCGGTCAGATATATGAGCAATGAAAGCGAAGCTTTGAAAAAAACAATTGGCGAAACAGGAGGACTTGGCACAGTCGCTACCAGGGCCGACGTAATTGAGAAATTGTTTAACAGTTTCTTAATCGAAAAGAATGGTAAAAATATTTTTATTACAGCTAAGGGGAAACAATTGCTGTCCTTAGTTCCTGAGGAGTTAAAATCCCCTGCTCTTACTGCCCAATGGGAGCAAAAGTTAGGCTATATCTCTAAAGGCTCCCTTAACAAAAATCTTTTTATTAATGATATGAAGAAGTATGCCCAAGCCGTAGTGACTGACATTAAAAATAGTCAAGATAAGTTCAGGCATGATAATCTTACTAGAACGAAATGTCCTGAATGCGGAAAATTTATGTTGGAGGTCAATGGAAAGAAAGGTAAAATGCTGGTTTGCCAAGATCGAGAATGTGGTCATCGCAAAAACCTTTCTATATTGACCAACGCCAGATGTTCTACTTGTCATAAAAAGTTAGAACTGCGGGGTGAAGGAGAAGGGCAAATCTTTGTCTGCAGCTGTGGTTATCGAGAAAAACTTTCTGCCTTTAATGAGCGAAAAAAGAAAGAAAGTACTAAGAGTTCGAAGGGAGAAGTTGCCAAATTTTTGAGGGAACAGAAACAGGCAGATGATGGACCTTTTAACTCTGCTATGGCGGAAGCTCTGTCAAAATTGCAGTTGAAGTAG